The following are encoded together in the Anopheles nili chromosome 3, idAnoNiliSN_F5_01, whole genome shotgun sequence genome:
- the LOC128726408 gene encoding prostaglandin E synthase-like codes for MSLVFGQVEPAVFQAYAFWGAVLGLKMLLMSVLTGMQRGSKKVFSNPEDVKPGGKVAYNDPDVERVRRAHRNDMENILPYFIIAFLYMFTSPSVFVAVNLFRLVATVRISHTVFYVFAKQHSVRGLSWAVGFVTTVFMAVQILLHFL; via the exons ATGTCGCTCGTGTTCGGTCAGGTCGAGCCCGCCGTGTTCCAGGCGTACGCTTTTTGGGGTGCCGTGCTCGGGCTCAAGATGCTGCTCATGTCCGTGCTGACCGGTATGCAGCGTGGCTCCAAGAAG GTCTTCTCGAATCCGGAAGACGTTAAGCCGGGCGGCAAGGTTGCCTACAACGATCCGGATGTGGAACGTGTACGCCG GGCGCACCGGAATGatatggaaaatattttgccCTATTTCATCATCGCGTTCCTGTACATGTTCACCAGCCCGAGCGTGTTCGTCGCCGTCAACCTGTTCCGTCTGGTGGCAACCGTTCGCATCAGTCACACCGTGTTCTACGTGTTCGCGAAGCAACACTCCGTCCGGGGACTCTCGTGGGCGGTCGGTTTCGTCACGACCGTCTTCATGGCGGTGCAGATTTTGCTGCACTTCCTGTAG